Below is a window of Sporichthyaceae bacterium DNA.
CCGGCCGCGCAGGTCGTCGCTGTCGATGGAGTCGAACCCGGTGTACTGGTAGCGGTTGACGATCCGCTCCCGCACGTGCAGCGGGTTGTCGTCCTGCTTCATCTGCTCGTTGGCGTTGAGCGGCTCGCGCTGGCCCAACGCCCACTGGCCATTGATCGGCATGGTTCCTCACAACAAAGGAGGGGCACCGTGCGACCGGTCAGAGGAGCGAGCGGCCGCGACCGGGCACCCGCGAACGAACTGGGGGTGGGGCGGTCAGCAGCCGCGACACGACATCGTCGAGACCCGGCCGAGGTCGATGTGACGACGCTCGACCAAGGCGATCCCGACGGCGGTCATGCACCCAGCATACCGCGCGGCGTGGCTGGAGAAAACCTTCACAAGCCCGGCAGCCGGCTACCGTAGGGGTATGGCAGGCCGCGGAGGCGGGTTTTCGGGCCGGTTGCGCGCCGCGCTGCGCCACCTGCGCTGGTTGGCCGCGACCACCTTCCGTATTTGTCTCAAGCACCGGGTCACCGGGCTGGCCGCGGAGATCGGGTTCTTCGCGCTGCTCTCCCTGCCGCCGCTGGTGCTGGGGCTGGCGGGCACTTTGGGCTACTTCGCGGACGTCATCGGCCCGGACACCGTCGAGCACTTCCGCTCCTCGATCATCGACCTGGCCCGGCACGCGCTGTCCGACCAAACGGTGGCCGACACGATCGTGCCCACGCTCAACGACGTGCTGAACGGCGGCCGGTTCGACATCGTCTCGGTCGGCTTCCTGCTGTCGTTGTGGTCCGGATCACGCGCGCTGAACGTCACCATCGACACCATCGCGATCATGTACGGCCTGGGCGGACACCGCGGCATCATCGCCACCCGCATGCTCTCCTTCTCCCTCTACATCGTCAGCCTGGTGGTCGGGGTGGTGCTGCTGCCCCTGGTGCTCGGTGGGCCCGAGCTGCTCTCCCTCACGCTGCCGCACAACGTGCATTGGGTGGTGGCGTTCTATTGGCCGGTGGTGTCGGTGCTCTCGGTGGCCTCGTTGACCACGCTGTTCTGGATCGCCGTGCCCGTGCCGAACTCCTGGGCGCGCGGCATACCGGGCTCCTCGCTGGCCCTGGGCGGCGCACTGTTGGGCAGCTACGGGGTGCGGCTGATCATCAACTGGTCGGTGGGCGGCACCTCGATCTACGGCCCGCTGGCCGCCCCCATCGTGGTGCTGATCTGGCTCTACGCCCTGGCCATCGTGATGCTCATCGGCGCGGCGTTCAACGCGGCCGTCGACCGCCGTTGGCCACAGCGCCTCGACGATTTCACCCTGGACGGCACCCCCACCACGACCACCGGCCAGGTCGTCCCGCTGGTCTTCGACCGCGACGGCACCCAACCCCCCGACTTCCGCCGCGCCCGTTGATCGTTCGCGGATCGTCAGGTTTTCCGCATCGCTTCTGCGCTGTTCGTTTGTCAGGCTGGTCGACATGAGTCGTACGCGGCTGCTGGGCGTGGTGTCCGGCCTGTTCGTTGCCGGGGTCGGGCTGGCCGTGGCCGAGGGGGTGGCGTCGGTCATCGGCGGGCCGTCCCCGGTGGTGGCGGTGGGGACCTGGGCCATCGACTCCTCGCCGCAGGGCCTCACCGAGTGGGCCATCCGCAACTTCCGGGCAAACGACAAGAAGGTGCTGGTCACCGGGGTGCTGTGCACCGTGGTGGTGCTCGGGGCGGTGGCCGGTGCCATCGGGGTGCGGGCCAAGCGCTTCGCCGTTGGGTTGACCGCGGCGGTCGGCGCCGTCGGCGTGCTGGCGGTATCCACCGTGCGCGGTGTGCACGACAACCCGGTGGTGCGGGTCAGCCCCGCGTTGGCCGCCTTCGCGGTGAGCACCGCGGGAATGTGGTGGCTGCTCAACTCGCTGCCGACACCGGTCCGGACGGCGGCCGCGGCAAGTGCACCGCCGCCCGCGCCGCCCGCGGCCGGGCCGTTGCGCTCCTCGGGGCTGCTGGTCCGCGAACGCGTGGCACCACCCGCGCCGGCCGGCGAGAGCCCGCGCAGTACTGGTCCTGTGCGGCCGGCAGTGGTCATCCCGGGCGGGCGGCGCGCGCCCGGAATGGATCGACGTGATTTCGTGCGCGGCGCCGTCGCCCTCGGCGCGGTCGGCACCGTAGGGCTCACCGCGTGGCGGTGGGGCGGGTCGAACACCGACGTCGGTCCGGCGCCGAGTTTCGCGCTGCCCGGGCCGGCCAGTCCCGCCGCCTCGGTCAGCGGGGCAGATTTCGGCATTCCCGGACTCAGCCCGTACTTCACCGCGAACAGCGACTTCTACCGGGTGGACACCTCGATCGTCGTCCCGCAGGTGAGTGCCTCGACGTGGCAGCTGAAGATCACCGGGATGGTCGACAACCCGATCACCATCGGTTATGCGGATCTGTTGCGCGGCCGACTCATCGAGCGCGACGTCACCCTCACCTGTGTGTCCAACGAGGTCGGCGGCGACCTGATCGGCAATGCTCGCTGGCTCGGCGTCGCGGTCCGCGACGTGCTGCGCTCGGCGGGCGTGCGCCCCGGCGCGGACGCGGTGAAGTCCACCTCGATCGACGGTTGGACCGCGGGCACCCCGCTGTCCGCGCTCACCGACCCCAGCCGCGACGCGATGTTCGCCATCGGCATGAACGGCGCTGCGCTGCCCGCCGAGCACGGCTACCCGGTGCGCATGGTGGTCCCCGGCCTCTACGGCTTCGTCTCCGCGACCAAGTGGGTCACCCATCTCGAGGTCACCCGCTTCGCCGACTTCGAGGCGTACTGGACCAAACGCGGCTGGTCCGCGCAGGCCCCGATCAAGACCGAGTCCCGACTGGAGCTGCCCGTCCGGTACGGGCAGATCGCAACCGGCCCGACCACCATCGCCGGGGTGGCCTGGGCGCAGCACCGCGGAATCAGCAAGGTCGAGGTGCAGGTCGACGAGGACCCCTGGCGCACCGCCACGCTCGCCCCGTGGAGCAACCCCGACACCTGGCGGCAATGGCGCCTGGACTGGAACGCACCGAAGGGCACGCACAACCTGGCCGTACGGGCCACCGACGCCAGCGGCGCCGTGCAAGTGGTGCAGAACACCTCCCCGGTCCCGGACGGTGCCACCGGGTACGACGGCGGACCGATATCCATCCGCTGACCTGCGGTTTGTCCGGTTTTACCGTCCGCTTCTGCGGCCTGCATACCCTCGTGAATCACAGGCCGAACCGTCGTGCTCGAGGCGAGGCAGAGCAGGAGTAAAGCGCGGTGAGACTGACCGGGACGGCGATGCTGATCATCGCCGTGATGGCTGCCTTTGTATCCCCGGTGGCCTGCGTGTGGTGCTGGTCCCGGGTGCGTGGTCCGCGCGGCGTTCGTGCCGGTTCTCGGATGGCGTTGTTCGCGGCCTGCCAGATCTCCACCACGGCGCTGGTCGGGGTGCTGGTCAACGATTACGGCCAGTTCTACTCGACGTGGGGCGACCTGCTGGGCACCACGTCGACGGCCCCGGTCATGAACAGTGCC
It encodes the following:
- a CDS encoding YihY/virulence factor BrkB family protein is translated as MAGRGGGFSGRLRAALRHLRWLAATTFRICLKHRVTGLAAEIGFFALLSLPPLVLGLAGTLGYFADVIGPDTVEHFRSSIIDLARHALSDQTVADTIVPTLNDVLNGGRFDIVSVGFLLSLWSGSRALNVTIDTIAIMYGLGGHRGIIATRMLSFSLYIVSLVVGVVLLPLVLGGPELLSLTLPHNVHWVVAFYWPVVSVLSVASLTTLFWIAVPVPNSWARGIPGSSLALGGALLGSYGVRLIINWSVGGTSIYGPLAAPIVVLIWLYALAIVMLIGAAFNAAVDRRWPQRLDDFTLDGTPTTTTGQVVPLVFDRDGTQPPDFRRAR
- a CDS encoding molybdopterin-dependent oxidoreductase; protein product: MSRTRLLGVVSGLFVAGVGLAVAEGVASVIGGPSPVVAVGTWAIDSSPQGLTEWAIRNFRANDKKVLVTGVLCTVVVLGAVAGAIGVRAKRFAVGLTAAVGAVGVLAVSTVRGVHDNPVVRVSPALAAFAVSTAGMWWLLNSLPTPVRTAAAASAPPPAPPAAGPLRSSGLLVRERVAPPAPAGESPRSTGPVRPAVVIPGGRRAPGMDRRDFVRGAVALGAVGTVGLTAWRWGGSNTDVGPAPSFALPGPASPAASVSGADFGIPGLSPYFTANSDFYRVDTSIVVPQVSASTWQLKITGMVDNPITIGYADLLRGRLIERDVTLTCVSNEVGGDLIGNARWLGVAVRDVLRSAGVRPGADAVKSTSIDGWTAGTPLSALTDPSRDAMFAIGMNGAALPAEHGYPVRMVVPGLYGFVSATKWVTHLEVTRFADFEAYWTKRGWSAQAPIKTESRLELPVRYGQIATGPTTIAGVAWAQHRGISKVEVQVDEDPWRTATLAPWSNPDTWRQWRLDWNAPKGTHNLAVRATDASGAVQVVQNTSPVPDGATGYDGGPISIR